tgttaaaaaggctcattgatgattagaaaactcctgtgaaattatgtaagcacagctgaactgttatgttatgttatgttatgctatagaactggcctgcaCCCCAAAATTCTGTATTGTAGAGTAATGCTCCTATTAGAGTTGGTCCAGTTGTATATAGCTTTTGTATGCATTATGTTGTTGACTACATTTTTATCAATGGGTTATCATTTTTTCCAaaggttctgctgctgcaggtttgCTCTACTTACACTTTTAGTGGCTAGTTTAAAATCTGGCCAAGATATCCAAATGGTGCcatgttttctctttgttttttcttacaACTCATTCACCTCCACGGAGTTAAAAATGAAAGCAAATAAAAgatttgtacttttattttacaggtGCATCAAAAGCATCAAAAAAGTTTCAAGACAATGAGAAAAgcacaacaatataaaaaagaACAGCATCTATAATATGAAGTAAAAGCACTGAAATACTACAGTAGCTCATCAAACAGAAGTGTGCCATTCAGTGTCAAACAGCATGCCAATATGCTACAGTGCAGTCAAATGAATACAAATGCAGTACAATCAAATGTCAGGATGTCAGCCACAGTTTTCTGTGTGGGTTACATGTCATATTTCATAACAACTTAAAGACAGCTCAGGTTTTCAAAGACATTCAACATCAGAGGACTCCAAGAGTCAGCTTCTCCACAACCCCCTTTCCAAAAATGTTAGGACCTTGTGAAATGTGTTGTGAAATAAAATTAAAAGGAAACTGATTCCATATTTGTATTCATTAGCCAGGGGTTTTAGAGCAACACAAGCTGCCAAACAGTCTTCAGGGAAGGTCTTGTTTATCTCATTAAGACAATGACAAACAATTTTTATGTATCCCAGCAGCATGACTACTGAAGCATTTGGCTAATGAATACAACCCAACCAGTGTGCCGTGGCACATCATTGTGCCATAGAGATCATTGGGTGTGCTGTGGGAAATGATCCAGTTTTACTTAATTTGTAGGAAAATTGTTATTCATTTACtgaaaaaatgtctttgtttgtctATGTCAGCACTGTACAGTGACAGGCAGGACAATTAAATACCCCCTAGTTAGATAAGTGAACTAATAGATTTTTGTGTCAGTGCATGCATTGTCTTGGTCTAGCAGTGTAACCGCTACCTtaactgcagtcagtgtgtgtgtggcgatTGGGGTGAACTCTGCTATAAACTAGATAAAAAACACAAGGCTACTTAGTCAGTGTAATAAAAGGCACAGACCTGTTGTATGGAAAAGAGTAATCTTAAAATGACCGTTTTTGTAATCTGGTTAAATTAATTTCAGTGCTGTGccgtgggattttttttttttgcaaaaatatGTGCCGTGGCTCAGTAcaggttgggaaacactgctcTACAGAAACAAAGGAAACTTACAGGAAAACAAACTTATTGACATTTGTCACTCTCTAAAtactataaaagaaaaaaaacactcaatgGGAGGAACTCATTCATAGCATCCTGTCAGTACAGTGGTTACTTTGTGGCCCTTTACAGAAGTGTTGCAGTTTCCTTCCTTCACAGACACAATGAAGATAATCAGTTTCGGCTTCATCTCTTCTCTACAGGAGTTGACTCACAAAGACTGGAACCAGGAGAATATCATAccgtaataacatcaaaagtgaaagtaaagtaaagtactAAAGTAATCCAGCTGTCTCctagtgttttttcttttctgttatcTCAGATATTATATTATTCTTATGAATGGATTCACTTGGATTTCTCTTGGTTGTCAAAAGACTTGGGGTGACACGTGTTACGATTTCCATGATCTTACGTCAAACCCGCTATGCGTTAGGGGGCGCCATTTTtccatgtgcatttcaaaactcAGATTTTTTGtgtgaataaaaaagaaataaaggaaaCACCTAAACAACACAGTGTAACTCCATGTCAATCACACATCTGTGAAATcacaacactgattgtgaatcaatttcagctgctgttgtgcaaatggaacagacaacaggtttAAATGACCTATaaacaacccctataaaggagagattctccaggtgctgaccacagaccattccttctcatcctttctgcctgatgtttgatcacttttgcattttgtcagtgctctcacccctagaggaagcatgaggcagtgtctacaacccacacaagttgctcaggtagtgcagctcatccaggatggcacatcaatgagagctgtggcaaggaGGTTTGccgtgtctgtcagcacagtgtccagagcatggaggactgcaccacagactgtccaggagctgactgatgctttaatccaagtctgggaggagatcccttaGGAGAACATCCAccacctcatcaggagcatgcccaggtgttgtagggggGCCattatgtaatgaatgaagattttctgGAAAACGTATTCATTGAGGtttaggatgtgttattttagtgttccttttatttttttaagcagtgtatAATCTGGGAGTAACCAGGTTTAGGTCTGTACTAACTTTACTGTGGCTCAAAAATTGACTGTTTGCTGGAAGGTGTACTGGTTTAATGGCTTAGCCCTGCTTTCACACTTATCTGAACTGAATGCATTGAGATAAACTAAATCCTATAAGACTCTGGGTCAGATGGCACATGAGTAGATTTCCAGGTTGTAATGcttgttaaatggcttttgttTGGCATTAGGAACAGAAGACTAACTCCAGTTCTGTGTTCAGTCTTCAAATGCGGAGCTCCCTCCTGGAGTGTTCCCAAAGTAAACATAGAGGATGCAATCATCAAGAGTTTACAGTGTTATTATGAGATGTTGTCAGTTGTGTggatgtgaaaataaaaaaaaatgtcaaggtTCCTTTTGTAATGGCTACATCTCCTTCACAGACAAGcaagccacacaaacacaaccaaagTCTTAAGGCTTAAATAAACTTCAAACTTCTACAATAGTGCTCTCGCACCacttggtgctcgggccctaatgataaaaaaagacaCTACAAAAATGCCATTTTGAGCATTGCTACACAATGGAGGGTTATTGTGGTTAATGGAATAATCGTGTCCATCATTTTCTAAGCTGAAACACCAGCCAAAAATATATTTACCtatcaaaataaacaaataaatataaaatcatgatttaaatatgaataaataaattaaatatgcTAAATATAGGgaaacaaaatgtcaaaaataaagCTAGTGAACACTTATTCACCCAAGGCCTGTAAATGCATGACACCCTCTTCATTAGGCTCATTCTGTCACACTGTCTACTGTGAATAAAGCACAAACCACTCCCTCACAGGGGCACTCCATAATGCAATGCCATGGCAGCTGCTGTCCATAGAGTTTGTAAATAAACTGATGGGTGCATCCTGGAGGCTCCACAGGTAGTCACCTCACTACTATCCCTAGTCTTAAAAAACTACATACATCCTAATGTCATTTGTCTATGTGGTGAAGGCTTCAGATAAACCACTCCTTCTTGCTTTCATCAATGGTTTCAGTGAAGGCTGGGTCATTAACGATGATGGCCGCATCAGCACAGTCTGCCGACTCGGCTCCTTTGGCCTCATTGGTGTGGTAGGAGCCTTTATGACGGAACATGTGACGGATTACAAACACCATGATGCAGAGGACGGCGAAGATGACCATGGAGATGATGCCTGaaggcaaaaaacaaataagcaCTTCATTAAACAGAGAACATTATGTTCATTATAGCTGCACTCAACTCAAGCAACAAATCTCTGCACTGTTACAGACCCACTGCAACAGCCCTTCACACACTGCCTCATTTCTAATTCCCCGAGCCCCACACATACGTCCCCATGCATAAACAGCCCTGATGGACTTTTGACTTCTGACTTAAAGTAACTGTGATCATTTTTTGGACACTTTttggactttattcaacaggTTTCTTCAAATAGTGGAACTGTAGACTTAGAACCATCGCTGCAATAAATGCGGGATTGTGCCAATGAAGTGACTGCACCACTTGATAACTAGTAAACTTGTAGGTGTTTTCCAGATCATGAGGATGCAACTTAGATACTAAATAGTGTGTGGTCTGCTTCGATtgtgactggggcctttctgtgtggagtttgcatgttctgcCTGTACCTGGGTGCTCCTGCTTCCTCcccattctaaagacgtgcttgttaggtcaatgggtcactctaaattgcccgtaggtgtgagtgtgagtgtgaacggttgattttctgtgtatgttgccctgtgatggactggtgacctgtccagggtgtacctcgGCTCTCCCCGCAGATAGTAGGGATAGGCTCTAGCCCCCTGTGACAAAGCGGGTTCGAATGATGGATGTATGGACAATTATGCTCAATCTTTTATTGAAAGCAAGCAATTTCTGCAGATTCCAATTTACCTCCAATGATGGCAGAGTTTCGATCCACACCATCACTGCTGGCCTTGTCCTCATTAAAGGGAAACGCAGCTCCTACTGTGGACAAAGCAAATACTGGTTATCCATTTAAAGTCTGACATGCCTCTGTATTCCTTGAAAATGAGTGTGTCTGTACCAGCTTCTCTGTGCCAGGGGTCACTAGCTGAGGCCAAGGGTGAAATAGTCAGGGGGGAGGCTCCACAGTTGGATGGGACAAGTATGCCATGGGTGCTGATGGGTGCTGCCATGCCTGAGCGCAGCGCAGCTTTTAGTGGAGCGACACTGTTGAACTGAACTCTTGACAAGCAGCCTACAAAACCTGGTGTGTTGTAGCGCTCTATAAGGATAGGGTCGATTTGTCCAGTTtctacaaacaaataaaaataataataatattaataataaaaaaacagcaaggaTTTATTGGCCCTGACACTAGCAAACCTTTTTTCAGGACCATATGTTACCACTAAACATTTATAGCTGTTAAGTTCTTGGTCACATTTTGTTGCATATTATGATATTATGAATATCTAATGGGGTGAATACCTTTTCGAGGTACTGTATTAATATTTTTCCGCACTGTTTTTCTTATTGCATATTTATTTCTTGTCTTGCAGTATTTCCTTTTTATCTCAGTGTTTATTGTCATTAACAAATATTCTGTGGGTAACGTGACCTTATATACTTCTAGGTTCTCATACATAATGTCTTTATTGTACACAATGTAAAACAACAATCGGCAGGTACTTGTAcctgacacacactgtctggACAATATTCCATCCACAGAACCTCACCATTCCTACATGAGTGGGAGCtatgtacacacatgcatactaCTCATCTACACACTTACCAAACACCTTTCCGAGGAAGATACTTTTGACTAAGTTGAACTGGGTGTCAGAGGCCTCTGGCAGAGTGTATATGGACACTGGATAGTGATCCAGCTGAAGACCAAGACAGAAGAAAATTACAGTTACAGTCCAACTGAGCTGTTCCATTTAACTCATGTGGATGTCATTGTTATTTGTCAGGATTTATATGTCATGGATTCTGCCTTCCAAAAGTACTTCAAAGCAGAGGTGGGACCAAGTCACTGTTTTGCATGTCTTTGTCCTCAAGTCCCAAGTCCAGAGTCAAGACAGGCAAGTCCAGAGTCAAGTCCAAAGTCCTAAACTTTAAATTTCAGGTGGCAGGAGTGAGCCACTTTTTCATCCTAGCAGTTTCATGCCCATACAGGTCCACTTATTGGAGGAGCAATTTGAATAATGCCTTATTATTGGGAATAAGTTCAGGTACCGTATGTTGGTAAATGACCACTTCAGGGCTTTGACAGTATACATTGCCCACACACCTGCCCACAGAACCAAGGACCAGCTGTTTATCTGCTACAAGTCTAGCTGCCTGGGGCACCCAGTCACCAAGCAGAGGCTCTCACATTGGATCATAGAGGTAATGCATGAAGCGTGCAGGAGGGCATGTAGCCCACCCTCTGCAGGAGGTTTCCTTGTGGTTTGTGTTAAAGAGTCCCTGTAAATATGGAATATGTAGGGTAGAAATGGTCTTGACATGAAAGAGAATAATGGGTTACATTGTAACCTCGGTTCTCTGAGTGGAGAGACTATCTCTCCAGCTCCAGGCCACTCGGAAACGCGTTCCAATCATTGACATTTCACAATAATTTGGAAATGTTATTAAATAGCAGTTCCCCACCATTTCCCCACATACATTCAACACTTTCTACATACATTCACAGTGAGGAACTGTGCATCAGAAAGCAATACCTGTAATCGTATCTCTCTCAAGTTCCTTGTTATGTTGACAGAGTGTGGCTGTCCATTGGCCATGTTACGATGGTGAACGTCTATAGTGTAAGGTTCTAATAGCCCTCCAAGACTGTAGCGGATCTGTAGAGTTCCTGGACACAGAgtcatacacacaaaaatacagttattttcttaaataaatgTGTTCATAAATTCAAATTAGCATCCAGTAGGGCAGTGTTTCTCaacctgtatttatttatttcccctgcaaataaaaataaaaattcatttAACCAGATTACAACAAAGTCATTTAAGGTTATTCTTCCTATAGAACAGTTCTATACCTTTTATTACACTAAATACAACTAAATAGACTTGTGTTATTTATCTAGTTTACACAAAGAcatgtcgtttctgtctctacaggCTCTACATGCACTAAGTTAAGGTAGCGGCCATGCTGCCAGACCAAGACAATGCATGCACTGACACAAAAATCTGTTAGTTCACTTATCTAATGCTAGGGGGTATTTAATTGTTCTGCCCATCACTATATGCTGCTGGCATAGATGAGCGaagacaaattatttacagtaaatgaacAATTTCGCTATTGAAATTGGATATTTTCCCACAGCACACCTAATGATCTCTAACTGCACactggttgggaaacactgctaTAGGGTAGTGATGAACCTACCATTGTGTCTGAGGACCACAGCCAAGTAGTCCTGAGTCCTGGAGCTGATGTAGACCAGAATGCTGGGAGCACTGTAGGTGCTGAAGCTCAacaccagctcctcctgagTCAGGTTGGCCTCACTTGAAACACCAACATGTGACATGCTTTTGACCTCCTGCATGGCAAATGGTGCAGCCTCTGGCAGGAGATCATAACGCACCAGGGTTCCTGTCTCAAAGTAGCCACCTACATCTATAAGACATATACAGATACATGCAGTAATCAATATTGAAAGATGTCTTCACCTTAAGCTGAAGCTAACCAACTGTTAGAAGCCATACCATCAGTGCAGAAGGGTCCATCGTATGCAGTGAGGGAGCAATCACAGGAGTAACCATTGTACTGCTCCACACACTTCCCTCCATTCCTACAGTGCATCCCATAGTTGCTGCAGTGGCCCTGGCAGCCGGGATTCACTCCTGGAGTCACTTTTGCTTTCTCCTCCAGGTCAAACATTACACCATTTATCTTCAGAGCCCTCATGCAGCCCAGAAAACCTCTTTGACCACTGGAAGCACCTAGGACATGAGACATGAACTTGTTTTTAAGAATGGGTAGCATGATGGCACATCACAATAGCAAGTCAAATCATCCAGGCTAGCTGTCCTAGGGGTGTGACTGTCCTATTTTAGTAACTGCACTATCAAATTGACTATTGTGTATCCAACCCTTGACACTATAACATCTCTGCTACTAAGGCCTAAAGTCTCCTTCATAACAAGAAACTGGCATCAAATGAGGCAGCTGTGAAATGTAAAGGTTTATGTAGCTTACCAACATATAGATCACTGTAGAACTCCAATTTTATGTGTCCCTGTGGAGGGGTGGGTCGGACCTCTCTGTACTGTCCATTAAGTTGCAGAACTGCCACCTTGATGTTCTTCTCAGCCTCCACACGATGCCATTGGTCATCATTCAGAGGCACTGGGGAGTGAACATTAAGCTCCACCCGCTCACCGCCCACGGAAAACGAGAATAAGACCACTGAGCCTCCTGAAAGAAACAGGACAGGAACTTCAACAACTTAATTTCCAAGATTTATAAagttaatcctaatcttaatctttacaTAACCTTTTCTTCTTCCATCACTAATTTCTCAGGAGCACAATTATTGAattagatttaaaaacaaaatacatgtaatgtaatgtaatgtaatgtaaatgtaacataTGTTTAAATGCCACACCTCGGAGCTCAATATGAAGGAAGTCAGCAGCTCTTCGGTTCTCCAGAAAGACTCCATGAGTGGAGGATGTCTTAAAGTAGAAGGAGATGTCAATGCTGGTTTCTCCTTTGAAGGAGTTGAAGTGAAGGTAGGAGGCGGGGCTCGTAAAGGAGGCTGCATTCCAGTAGTTTCCTTCAGAGACCAGGATGTGGATAAATACATGAACTCCCTCATAGTTTCTTCTGGAAcattaatatgtgtgtgtgtgtgtgtgtgtgtatgagagactCACGGTCGCCTTGGCATCTTAGAGGTCCAATTGTCAATTTGGCCTCAGATCCAGCTCTGCTTGTATCACCAACCACAACTTGACTGACTGGTAAATGGTCCTTATATATCAACAGGCCAGCATCTTCCCTCCTTGATgcgcacacaaaaacacacacaaacacattttttcttttacagattTCTTAATTTTGTGAATTCAAACTATTATAAATAAAGCAGACCTATATTTAATTGTTGATCAGTCTAAGCTGTGCATTTGTTGACACACTGGTAGGAGGCACACTGGTAGGAGGCTGAACCTTTTATTTATAACAACATAACATTAACTTTTGTTCTCGGAGCGCCTGTTCGGCAGCTCTCGCGGACACATTCTTCAGTGGTGTGCGAGGACActtgtgtgattggtcggaatttagtgggcgtgatgaatgtggtgaagcgcaagagcttcttcaggtgcagatcACACAGACttggaaggaggaagtacagcaaTGATGGACAgcttagatgagcagctggcaaacagctgctggaaggagagaCACAGCGCACAGAGGAGAACCCTAACCAAAATGTGGCGATGCCTGCGTATTAagaaattaatcccagtattgatcacagcgttacagtggctcgatgcgcacattaaacactgggagacgggatgtattattgcagacagtcatccacacgttcacagaattaaactcacacagaccagaggtctgctacagtcagctataCTAATTTACTGTCATGCTATACGCCCTCTTcactgagcattatcagctcgttaggccaggtaaccacgactgtgctcacaatttgcaatacaactGCATTATCAACCTTTTGtatgtgacgtgcgctgcagtgggagggccgtatgaggagtccTGCACACACCCTTCTCAGGGAGTATGAATACTCCGTGACGAAACTTTTTTTATGTTCTTGCCACCCAGGGAAGGGAGAAGagagttctttgttcttgtggagtatcagcttatggatccagcttaactcTTCTGTTAAGTGCTCAATTTAGGTTAGCATGTGAGAAACATGTCAGAAAGACTTACAGACATTATTGAATAATCTAAAGACTATATTCTAAATAGCTTTTATAAAATGTTTATGTAAGATACCACTGTATCTTGTTTCTAAATAAGAAGCTGCCCATCTGAGCAAATGTGCACTCACCAGACACGCTGGTCAGCATCACAGTTGCAGTAGTGTTTAGGATCAGTACAGTTGTGTTCAATTCCACAGGAACACTTCTGTATCCCTGGTCCTGAACCTCCCCAGTAGAAGTGCTTCTCATTGGCTCTTCCTACCCACCAAGTAAATGGAACACCATCTAAGAGTAAAAGTAAGCAGGaagtagtcattgttgtgtggtTAATCACAGGGGTAATGACAGGCATGCAGGATTAAGTAATCTGCTTACTATCATAAATTTCTGGTTCCAACCTTATTACTTATTACAACCTTATTGCCGTTAGGCTCCTTTATGTATGATGAATACTTCACCTGTACTATTCAGAAGCCGAGACATTCGGCAGGCGTAGGCCACATACTGTTCACAGTTCTCTGCACTACTGGTCACTGATAGCACCTGGTCACGAACGAGAAAAAAGgtaaaatacagtgtgtgtgtgtgtgtgtgtgtgttcttttattACATGAAAAGCAGTCAGAAATAATTAATATTCTTTTCTTGTAGTTGTTGGTGTTATTGGATGTAAATTTACTAGTGTAGTGATAAAACACAGCAACCACCataaaaatagaatagaaattattcatcccaagctgggaaatttcgcaAAAATGTACTGAACaacatatatatgtttttcCTATTAGGCACtgccctctctcctctgccacCAAGTTTTTGGTCAGACCTCTTGGCAAAACCATAGCCATAACCATCTTGATGCTGTCTCAGCATCCTGGATAGATCTGTAATCGGCTTCCTGTGGGCTGGCCCTCTCATTCCAGGAACTCCAAAATCTCTCCAGAGTGATTGCCCACTTCATAAGGGATGCAAACTCTCTATTTGGGGCAGGCCTTTATTTATTCTGGCGAAAAAGCCATCCAGAACTAGCTGAAAATTCTCCACATCCCTTCCATTATTAATGTCATCGTACGTTTCTTTAGCCTTGTTTATGTGTATCCATGACAACGTCACATGTTGGCATAaattgttgatgtttttatgttatatttttaGTTAAATATTTGCTCCTTCATACCCGGCTTATAATTGAGGCcggcctttatatgtccaaatccataatcggACCAGGCCTGTAAATGGGACGGGTGTCAGTTCGGGACTCAACCTGTATTCCCCACCAAACAGCTAGAACTGAAGCTGCTTGAGTAGCAAAATGTCCTaaagaaactctacaagtctaGTTGCCTCACCtgttccctcctctcctctcagggTACTGTCAGTTTTACTAAGGCTGCCAGTCTCAGGCCGGAGGTTGGTGCCTGTGATCTCTTTTGGAAATTTGTCTGTATATATACGGACCTTTGCTTCAAGAAATTTTCTCTAACCTGACCTTGTTAACTTTAAGTTGAATACTCCTACTCTAGATGGAGACCCCTCTTTTTCACCTTGCTGGGGTTAAATTTGTTAGAATGACTATGTTACAGCATAttgctcactgtgtgttttgtacaAGCAACTCAgtagtttattttttatattttagaaaACAGAACAGGGGGCAAGTATTTGAAGATGGTGGAACTATTAAAAAATGCAGTGTTAAACGATTACGAACGATACCCGTAATCTACATCTGGTGAGTAACAAGTGGTTATTGTGTACCTGTATATCAGTCACATTGTATGTAATCTGCAGTACTGCTTTGCCCTCCTGGTCTGCCCTGGAGACTGACGTCTGAGGAGACAGGTTGTTCTTTAGTGTTGTCCAAACTGCTCCATCTAAGAGACCAGAAAACATGTCAGCCTCCCCACCTACTGCAGCAAACTCAGTCAGAGAAATGTAGAATATCTGTATACCACAGTAACAGTAATGAAATGCAATTTAAACCGCATAGGATAATAAATCCTGCTCACAGTGACATCTCACCTGCCATTTCACAGCTGACTCTGAAGGGGGCTATAGAGCCACTGCCATCTGGGTCAATCCAGTAGCTCCCTGAGCTCTTCCCCTGGTGCTTGTACTCTTCACAGGACTGCTGATACAGAGCTACAGAAGAAAATGCAGCACACAGCTCAGCAGacaaaaagctgtgtgtgtgtgtgtgtgtgtatacttgtgtttgcatgttcttACAGGTGTGGCAGGTGGCTCCAGTATAACCAGTGCCACTGCAGTTGCAGGTGAATGTATCCCACGTCTGAGAACAGTGCCCACCGTGCTCACAGTGGTTAGGAACACATCTAACATGACATACAACAGCAGGAGACATGTCAACATGATTTACACCTATAATATTTGCTAGGAGGCACCAGAACTAATTATGATACATTTGTAAATTTATCATTTTGATTGTATACCTGTCTATAATAGCACACATATCTAGGCTGACATTTTCAAAGGTTCCAATGAGCCCCTGCTCCAGAGCTCGTAGGTCAGCCAGATGATCATCTATGTGGATCATCTGCATGCAGCCCTGGAAGGAGCGCTGTACTGGGCGGGTATGAGTTTGCAGGAAATAGCCTGAAGACAGGATGAAGAATTTATAGGTTACTTACTTACTTATTACTTAAAACAGTGGGAAAAACTGGCACTGTCTGTATTGCTTTTTGGATCTTTATGTACTGTATATTCACCTCCAAAGTAGTATGATCCTCCAGTCTGGATCTGAATAGGGATAGCTGTCCTCACTGTAGAGGCTTCGTCTCCATCGACTGTCAGCATAGCATAGTTTTCCAGTGCATTCAGATGGACAGTGTGCCACTGGCCATCATTCAAACCTGAACCTATGATGACAAAACACAGACTAAAGAAGTATGGACCTTCTGTGACATCCCCCATACAATGCAGGGGGCtctgaaggtgcacaacacACTTCAGCACTTTGACAaaattcaccacgagactaaacatgctgctgcatacaacctgctatcagagagagtctatactgtacaagtgaagttctccaaaacagaaacatttgtaAAGAAAATACGAACCTGCTCGGCTGCAt
This sequence is a window from Parambassis ranga chromosome 17, fParRan2.1, whole genome shotgun sequence. Protein-coding genes within it:
- the cntnap2b gene encoding contactin-associated protein-like 2b codes for the protein MSFLTAVLLLPVCSIIRTSSFASPVSRKCEDSLATPLPYSSFTSSSVYGRTYGAGYAKLNRKQGAGGWSPLDTDRYQWLQVDMGSRKQVVAISTQGRYSSSDWTSKYHLLYSDSQKNWRPYLQDGNIWTFEGNMNSEGVVRHDLQHAILARYIRFIPLDWSKEGRIGVRLEFYGCTYWADVISFDGHGIISYRFRSKMKIVGDVISLKFRTMAGNGVLLHGEGQQGDYISLELRRARLQLSINLGSNQYSSIQGHTSVTHGSLLDDDHWHSVVIERYRRNVNFTLDHHTQQFRTNGEFDHLDLDYEISFGGLPISAKLSSGGKENFVGCMEGITYNGNNITNLVHKKKVDTSSFRNLTFSCTESNSFPVFFNSTSFMQLPGQSDSDTLSVSLSFRTWNPNGLLMFTALADGWVEVGLIEGKVTVYMNVTQKKNTRIDISSGSGLNDGQWHTVHLNALENYAMLTVDGDEASTVRTAIPIQIQTGGSYYFGGYFLQTHTRPVQRSFQGCMQMIHIDDHLADLRALEQGLIGTFENVSLDMCAIIDRCVPNHCEHGGHCSQTWDTFTCNCSGTGYTGATCHTSLYQQSCEEYKHQGKSSGSYWIDPDGSGSIAPFRVSCEMADGAVWTTLKNNLSPQTSVSRADQEGKAVLQITYNVTDIQVLSVTSSAENCEQYVAYACRMSRLLNSTDGVPFTWWVGRANEKHFYWGGSGPGIQKCSCGIEHNCTDPKHYCNCDADQRVWREDAGLLIYKDHLPVSQVVVGDTSRAGSEAKLTIGPLRCQGDRNYWNAASFTSPASYLHFNSFKGETSIDISFYFKTSSTHGVFLENRRAADFLHIELRGGSVVLFSFSVGGERVELNVHSPVPLNDDQWHRVEAEKNIKVAVLQLNGQYREVRPTPPQGHIKLEFYSDLYVGASSGQRGFLGCMRALKINGVMFDLEEKAKVTPGVNPGCQGHCSNYGMHCRNGGKCVEQYNGYSCDCSLTAYDGPFCTDDVGGYFETGTLVRYDLLPEAAPFAMQEVKSMSHVGVSSEANLTQEELVLSFSTYSAPSILVYISSRTQDYLAVVLRHNGTLQIRYSLGGLLEPYTIDVHHRNMANGQPHSVNITRNLREIRLQLDHYPVSIYTLPEASDTQFNLVKSIFLGKVFETGQIDPILIERYNTPGFVGCLSRVQFNSVAPLKAALRSGMAAPISTHGILVPSNCGASPLTISPLASASDPWHREAVGAAFPFNEDKASSDGVDRNSAIIGGIISMVIFAVLCIMVFVIRHMFRHKGSYHTNEAKGAESADCADAAIIVNDPAFTETIDESKKEWFI